The following proteins are encoded in a genomic region of Coffea eugenioides isolate CCC68of chromosome 6, Ceug_1.0, whole genome shotgun sequence:
- the LOC113772973 gene encoding uncharacterized protein LOC113772973 encodes MGWLSELSARKHGDDVQKSNQLGILAFETAKTMSKLVSLYKSLSHDQISRLAREVIASQGIAYLNSMDEGLLFGLACAERLEDLDKTATAVAQLGQKCRDFGLKRFDLVYNELKLGIVDLWKLGHGSKHVEKKVQKMEKLIAATASLYSSLDALAELEISERKLSQWKHKGPSMQGRPNFQLFKEKLEKQRKQVHHLREISLWSQTFDKSVHLMARVVCFVYARLYVVFGPYVPVLSSVSLRNLRPSHQKEILKDSPAQCCIIAQLMNEQIHSHSGPIPTTSNSKLRMVRFYSRKSVFFLDEDDDLGDRKVSRSNRVFHAAGPSTVGGSGLALRYANVILLAEKCLDSAESLDPETRESLYQMLPENVKSLVKSKLSKNVKGTEDDQLLAVGWREALRGIMGWLAPMAHDTVQWHLERNPEKMKFDLKPTVLLLQTLHFSDKEKTEAAIAEVLVSLSCIFKHENCMSCESS; translated from the coding sequence ATGGGTTGGCTCTCGGAGTTGAGCGCTCGAAAACATGGTGACGATGTGCAGAAATCTAACCAATTAGGAATCCTCGCGTTCGAGACTGCAAAGACCATGTCCAAATTAGTCTCCTTGTACAAATCCCTTTCTCATGACCAGATTTCCAGGCTTGCACGTGAGGTAATCGCATCTCAGGGGATTGCGTATTTGAATTCTATGGATGAAGGCCTTCTTTTCGGCCTTGCTTGCGCAGAGAGGCTTGAAGATCTCGATAAAACTGCAACTGCCGTGGCTCAATTGGGCCAGAAATGCAGGGACTTCGGGTTGAAACGGTTCGACCTCGTTTACAACGAACTCAAGCTGGGCATCGTTGATTTGTGGAAGCTGGGACACGGGTCGAAACACGTTGAGAAGAAGGTTCAGAAGATGGAGAAATTGATCGCTGCCACTGCGAGTTTGTACTCGTCGTTGGATGCTCTTGCGGAATTGGAAATCTCCGAGAGGAAGCTGAGTCAATGGAAGCACAAGGGGCCATCCATGCAAGGCAggccaaatttccagcttttcAAAGAAAAACTGGAAAAGCAGAGGAAGCAGGTTCACCATTTGAGAGAGATCTCCTTGTGGAGCCAGACATTTGATAAGAGTGTTCACCTGATGGCCCGCGTTGTATGCTTCGTATATGCCCGGCTTTATGTTGTGTTCGGCCCCTACGTTCCGGTTCTTTCATCAGTTTCGTTGAGGAACCTGAGGCCATCCCATCAGAAAGAAATTCTCAAAGATTCGCCGGCCCAGTGTTGTATCATTGCTCAGCTGATGAATGAACAGATACATTCACACTCCGGACCAATTCCCACCACCTCAAACTCTAAGTTGAGAATGGTCAGGTTTTACAGCCGCAAATCAGTTTTCTTCTTGGACGAAGATGATGATTTGGGAGATAGAAAAGTTTCCAGAAGTAACAGGGTGTTTCATGCAGCAGGGCCTTCAACTGTGGGTGGCTCAGGGCTTGCATTGCGTTATGCAAATGTGATTTTATTGGCAGAAAAGTGCTTGGATTCAGCCGAATCATTAGACCCTGAGACACGAGAATCTTTGTATCAAATGTTGCCGGAGAATGTTAAGTCGTTGGTGAAATCAAAGCTGAGCAAGAATGTGAAAGGTACAGAGGATGATCAATTACTGGCAGTGGGGTGGAGAGAAGCTTTGAGAGGCATAATGGGGTGGCTAGCGCCAATGGCACATGACACGGTGCAATGGCATCTAGAGAGAAATCCAGAGAAGATGAAGTTCGATTTAAAACCTACAGTCTTGTTATTACAAACCTTGCATTTTTCGGATAAAGAGAAGACCGAAGCTGCCATTGCCGAAGTCCTAGTTAGCTTGAGCTGTATATTTAAGCACGAGAACTGCATGTCGTGCGAGTCATCATGA